The Palaemon carinicauda isolate YSFRI2023 chromosome 37, ASM3689809v2, whole genome shotgun sequence genome contains a region encoding:
- the LOC137629232 gene encoding uncharacterized protein gives MWLYELEKKRSIMEEEKRKMKETEEKKRGKRKKEGREKEIKRKMKKILYKRNLYHHEKEHIRKKDEKDPVQQKSLSSRKRAYEKKEKREMKKILYKRNLYHHEKEHIRRKKER, from the exons ATGTGGTTATATGAATTAGAGAAAAAGAGGTCAATCatggaagaggaaaaaagaaagatgaaagaaacggaagaaaaaaaaagaggaaaacgcAAGAAGGAAGGAAGGGAAAAAGAGATAA aaagaaagatgaaaaagatcctgtacaagaggaatctttatcatcatGAAAAAGAGCATataagaaagaaagatgaaaaagatcctgtacaacagaaatctttatcatcaagaaaaagagcatatgagaaaaaagaaaaaagagagatgaaaaagatcctgtacaagaggaatctttatcatcatGAAAAAGAGCAtataagaagaaagaaagaaagatga
- the LOC137629233 gene encoding uncharacterized protein, producing MNSDSCNYCVIYGKASPREFISYMYEETIILIKPLNISLYKEFLKDCLQNANNNSFSDSLVNTKNYRASSGLEPKFGRLLDNDAVINAVEGSSENWEKMAGIEREIERLGVKKGKHMINSERTERGERVEHELTEERMDERKVQTTSHWELDDDCLLSFFKDSIKQLKKLRENERKEGQEREEIERRKINLEETKVKGHKILGYISVVKKVMEMLNGMLSDHSRAKDRKIKKYKEKCKELKMKLRLKRQSNKRKRIRKEKREEREKRDKMRKNEKNKKAKKQIEKDRIIKEKERKIKEKEKEIEKRVRLKEKERKRERIVIEKEKRKMKRKRREELAWIRKLEKEVNRRMKEEKRIEMKEMKKEQKEEVREEKAKLKKQEIEKLKQKKREGDLAWLNELEKEVKRRLKEEKRIEMKEKKEKKNRKKGRKGKTEGTRKRGKNKKRKG from the coding sequence ATGAATAGTGATTCGTGTAATTATTGTGTTATCTACGGGAAAGCTTCTCCCCGTGAGTTTATTAGTTATATGTATGAAGAAACAATCATACTTATAAAGCCCTTGAATATTTCCTTATATAAAGAATTTCTAAAAGATTGCTTGCAGAATGCAAATAACAATTCTTTCAGCGATTCTTTAGTcaatacaaaaaactatcgagcttcatcTGGTCTCGAACCCAAGTTCGGGAGACTGCTAGACAATGATGCCGTCATCAATGCGGTTGAGGGGTCGTCGGAAAATTGGGAAAAGATGGCTGGAATAGAAAGAGAGATTGAACGCCTTGGAGTCAAAAAGGGGAAACATATGATCAATTCGGAGAGAACCGAAAGGGGAGAGAGAGTTGAACATGAATTGACTGAAGAACGAATGGATGAGAGAAAGGTACAGACAACTTCCCACTGGGAACTCGATGACGATTGTCTATTAAGCTTTTTCAAAGACTCCATAAAACAGCTGAAGAAACTGAGAGAAAATGAGCGAAAGGAGGGACAGGAAAGGGAGGAAATAGAAAGGAGAAAGATAAACTTAGAAGAAACAAAAGTAAAAGGACATAAAATTTTAGGATATATTTCAGTTGTTAAGAAAGTGATGGAAATGTTAAATGGAATGTTGAGTGACCATAGTAGGGCTAAGgacaggaaaataaagaaatataaggagAAATGTAAAGAGTTGAAAATGAAGTTGAGGTTGAAGAGACAATCGAATAAGAGGAAAAGGATCAGGAAAGAAAAAAGAGAGGAGAGGGAAAAGAGAgacaaaatgagaaaaaatgagaaaaataagaagGCGAAGAAACAAATAGAGAAagatagaataataaaagaaaaagagagaaagataaaagaaaaggaaaaagaaattgagaaaagggtgagattgaaagaaaaagaaagaaagagggaaagaatcgtaatagagaaagagaaaagaaagatgaaacGAAAGAGGAGAGAAGAATTGGCGTGgataaggaaattagaaaaagaGGTGAATAgaagaatgaaagaggaaaagagaaTAGAGATGAAAGAAATGAAGAAGGAGCAAAAAGAAGAAGTAAGGGAGGAAAAGGCAAAATTGAAGAAACAAGAAATAGAGAAGCTGAAACAAAAGAAGAGAGAAGGAGATTTGGCGTGGTTGAATGAATTAGAAAAAGAGGTAAAGAGAAGATTGAAAGAGGAAAAGAGAATAGagatgaaagaaaagaaggaaaaaaagaacaggaaaaaaggaagaaaaggcaAAACGGAAGGAACAAGAAAaagaggaaagaataaaaaaagaaagggaTAA